Proteins encoded within one genomic window of Lampris incognitus isolate fLamInc1 chromosome 19, fLamInc1.hap2, whole genome shotgun sequence:
- the zgc:112332 gene encoding retinol dehydrogenase 12 has translation MYCRSACCNRWSSEERLEGKTVIITGANTGIGKETTRDLARRGAHIIMACRDLERAEEARTDILEDTGNENIVIRKLDLSDTKSIRAFAELINREEKQVNILINNAGIMMCPYSKTADGFEMQLGVNHLGHFLLTYLLLDLIKRSAPARIVVVASVAHTWTGLQLDDINSDKSYDTMKAYGQSKLANVLFAGSLAKRLQGTGVGVFSLHPGVVQSDLWRHQHQCIQAAVKIFRVFTKTTVEGAQTTIFCAVEPGLESLSGGYFSDCAPATCSRTALDDDLAQKLWEISCTMLGITWE, from the exons ATGTACTGCAG GAGTGCATGCTGTAACCGCTGGTCATCCGAGGAGAGGTTGGAGGGCAAAACGGTCATTATCACTGGAGCTAACACAGGAATCGGCAAAGAGACCACCAGGGACCTTGCAAGGAGAG GTGCACACATCATCATGGCGTGTAGGGACTTGGAGAGGGCAGAGGAAGCCAGGACAGACATTCTGGAGGACACAGGAAATGAGAACATTGTCATCAGAAAACTAGACCTGTCTGACACCAAGTCCATCAGAGCCTTCGCTGAGCTGATCAACAGGG AGGAGAAGCAGGTGAATATCCTGATAAACAATGCAGGCATCATGATGTGTCCTTACTCCAAGACTGCCGACGGCTTCGAAATGCAGTTAGGAGTCAACCATCTTG GTCACTTCCTGTTAACTTACCTGCTACTGGACCTAATCAAGCGTTCGGCTCCGGCCCGTATTGTCGTTGTGGCATCGGTGGCCCACACCTGGACCGGCTTACAACTGGACGACATCAACAGCGACAAGAGTTACGATACGATGAAGGCGTACGGACAGAGCAAGCTGGCAAATGTCCTTTTTGCAGGGTCCCTCGCCAAGCGATTACAAG GTACGGGGGTGGGCGTCTTCTCCCTCCACCCTGGAGTGGTACAGTCCGACCTATGGCGGCACCAGCACCAGTGTATCCAGGCAGCGGTCAAGATCTTCCGGGTGTTCACCAAGACAACAGTGGAGGGGGCTCAGACCACCATCTTCTGTGCTGTGGAGCCAGGCCTGGAGAGCCTGAGTGGAGGCTACTTCAG TGACTGTGCCCCGGCCACATGCTCCAGGACGGCTTTGGACGATGACTTGGCCCAGAAACTGTGGGAGATCAGCTGTACCATGCTTGGCATCACATGGGAGTAA